CGTCAGCTGCTGCTCGGTCTGCTCACCGGGTGCATCGCCACGCCCGCCGCGTGGGCCGCGACGCTCGGGCGCGGGCTGCTGCCGGGCATCGCGACGACGATCGGCATCGTCGTGGTGAGCCAGGTCATGGCCGTCGCGGGGGTCGGTGCGTGGTTCCCGTTCACGGCGCCCGCGCTGTGGGCGATCGAGCCCGGCACCGTGTCGGCGGGCCAGCTCGCCCTCGTCGCGATCGTTCCCCTCGCCGCGGCCGCGCTCACCGCGCTCGCCTGGCACCGCCTGCAGCTCGACCGCTGAGGTCAGCTGACGACGCGGCGGCCCTCGAAGGCACGGCCGAGCGTGACCTCGTCGGCGTACTCGAGGTCGCCGCCGACCGGCAGGCCCGAGGCGAGCCTCGTGATGCGGATGCCGATCGTCGTCAGCATGCGGCTGAGGTAGGTGGCGGTCGCCTCGCCCTCGAGGTTCGGATCGGTCGCGATGATGACCTCCTGCACGACGCCGTCAGCCAGGCGCTCCATGAGCTGGCGGATGCGCAGCTCCTCGGGGCCGATGCCGTCGATCGGGCTGATCGCGCCGCCGAGCACGTGGTAGCGGCCGCGGAACTCGCGCGTGCGCTCGATGGCGACGACGTCCTTCGCCTCCTCGACCACGCAGATCACGGCCGGGTCGCGGCGCGGGTCGCGGCAGATGGCGCAGGTCGACTGCTCGGCGACGTTGCCGCAGATCTCGCAGAAGCGCACCTTGTCGCGCACCTCGGTCAGGATCTCGGCGAGCCGCGACACGTCGAAGCTCTCGGTCTGCACGATGTGGAACGCGATGCGCTGCGCCGACTTCGGCCCGATGCCCGGCAGGCGGCCGAGCTCGTCGATGAGGTCCTGGACGATGCCCTCGTACACGGTCAGCTCCCCCCGG
This portion of the Agromyces rhizosphaerae genome encodes:
- the recR gene encoding recombination mediator RecR yields the protein MYEGIVQDLIDELGRLPGIGPKSAQRIAFHIVQTESFDVSRLAEILTEVRDKVRFCEICGNVAEQSTCAICRDPRRDPAVICVVEEAKDVVAIERTREFRGRYHVLGGAISPIDGIGPEELRIRQLMERLADGVVQEVIIATDPNLEGEATATYLSRMLTTIGIRITRLASGLPVGGDLEYADEVTLGRAFEGRRVVS